Proteins found in one Candidatus Bathyarchaeota archaeon genomic segment:
- a CDS encoding ornithine carbamoyltransferase (catalyzes the formation of L-citrulline from carbamoyl phosphate and L-ornithine in arginine biosynthesis and degradation): MRHLINFKDWTSQEVEFLIDKAIEIKKEPAKYRTALQDKSLAMIFQKTSTRTRVSFEVAMAQLGGHALYMDWLTTQFKLADISDEVKYLSRNVDCIMARLKRNVDLMKMASASQVPVINGCDDKYHPCQAIADLMTVKEHKGRMKGLKLVYIGVHNNVCNSLIEACTMTGMQITTVTPITHEPAQDSELL, translated from the coding sequence ATGAGACACTTGATAAATTTTAAAGATTGGACTTCACAAGAGGTTGAGTTTCTTATTGACAAGGCAATAGAGATTAAAAAAGAACCTGCAAAATATCGAACTGCTTTGCAGGACAAATCTTTAGCCATGATTTTTCAGAAAACATCCACTAGAACACGCGTTTCCTTTGAAGTTGCTATGGCTCAACTGGGCGGTCACGCCCTCTACATGGACTGGCTGACAACCCAATTCAAGCTGGCAGACATAAGCGATGAGGTTAAGTATCTTTCGCGCAACGTCGACTGCATCATGGCGCGGCTGAAAAGAAACGTCGACTTGATGAAAATGGCTTCAGCGTCACAGGTGCCTGTGATTAATGGTTGTGACGATAAGTATCATCCTTGCCAAGCTATCGCTGATCTGATGACAGTAAAAGAGCATAAGGGCAGGATGAAAGGGTTAAAGCTGGTTTACATCGGTGTCCACAATAATGTGTGCAACTCCCTCATTGAAGCCTGCACCATGACTGGCATGCAGATTACAACCGTAACGCCGATTACACATGAACCCGCACAGGACTCTGAGTTGCTT